The following are encoded together in the bacterium genome:
- a CDS encoding bifunctional riboflavin kinase/FAD synthetase — protein MKIYNIHQKIKIEEGLVIGIGKFDGVHLGHQKLIKKIISISKGKNKIPAVFTFKNFPLESYITPFEEKISLLKKYGIEICIWSDFEEIKNWDGEKFIGFLIKIGVKEIVVGFNFKFGKDRKWDVDLLKDISKKYGFSVNIVNAVEIDGEVVNTSKIKKFLREGNIERANKFLGRHFSIKGKVVAGSGRGKKIGFPTANVLLDEKIEIGQGVYAGYVFYKGEKYKGGLNVGNCPTFGEKRKRVEVYIFDFEQEIYGETIEVFFLKKIRDEIKFSSVDELKKQIKKDINIIKEIK, from the coding sequence GTGAAAATCTACAATATTCATCAAAAAATAAAAATTGAAGAGGGTTTAGTTATTGGCATTGGAAAATTTGATGGGGTTCATTTAGGACATCAAAAGTTAATAAAAAAAATTATTTCTATTTCAAAAGGAAAAAATAAAATTCCTGCTGTTTTTACCTTTAAAAATTTCCCGTTAGAATCTTATATTACTCCATTTGAAGAGAAAATTTCTCTATTGAAAAAATATGGAATTGAAATATGCATATGGAGTGATTTTGAAGAGATAAAAAATTGGGATGGAGAAAAATTTATTGGATTTCTAATTAAAATAGGAGTAAAAGAAATTGTTGTTGGTTTTAATTTTAAATTTGGGAAGGATAGAAAATGGGATGTTGATTTATTAAAAGATATTTCAAAAAAATATGGATTTTCAGTTAATATTGTTAATGCAGTTGAGATAGATGGAGAAGTTGTAAATACGAGTAAAATAAAAAAATTTTTGAGAGAAGGCAATATTGAAAGAGCAAATAAGTTTTTAGGAAGGCATTTTTCCATTAAAGGAAAAGTAGTTGCTGGCAGTGGCAGAGGTAAAAAAATAGGTTTTCCTACTGCGAATGTTCTGTTAGACGAAAAAATTGAAATAGGGCAGGGTGTTTATGCTGGATATGTTTTTTATAAAGGGGAAAAATACAAAGGGGGATTGAATGTTGGGAATTGTCCCACTTTTGGAGAAAAAAGAAAAAGAGTTGAAGTTTATATTTTTGATTTTGAACAAGAGATTTATGGAGAAACAATTGAGGTGTTTTTTTTGAAAAAAATTAGAGATGAGATAAAATTTTCATCTGTTGATGAATTGAAAAAACAAATTAAGAAAGACATAAATATAATTAAGGAAATAAAATGA
- a CDS encoding AIM24 family protein, with protein MKYEIIGSNLQFVKIYLSVGEEIYAEGGKMMFKSQNMNMESKIVGDTRNDKLKGVFTRIVTGESLFTTHFTPINGDGYVAFAGDFPGKIQAIELKDGESFISQRDSFVCATKDVGFSIALQKKVGVAFFGGEGFILEKFTGPGTVFIHAGGDFYTVDLAPGEKIHVDTGCIVGFEEKVNYDIEFVKDIKTAIFGGEGIFLATLTGPGKIILQSITLSRLRREIGGKVVRKGGEKFGLGGIVGDILGGSED; from the coding sequence ATGAAATACGAAATAATTGGTAGTAATTTGCAATTTGTAAAGATATATCTTTCAGTAGGAGAGGAAATTTATGCAGAAGGTGGGAAAATGATGTTTAAAAGTCAAAATATGAATATGGAAAGCAAAATTGTTGGAGATACAAGAAATGATAAATTAAAAGGAGTTTTTACGAGGATAGTAACAGGAGAAAGTTTGTTCACAACTCACTTTACTCCTATAAATGGAGATGGATATGTTGCTTTTGCTGGGGATTTTCCCGGTAAAATTCAAGCAATAGAACTTAAAGATGGTGAAAGTTTTATTTCTCAAAGAGATTCATTTGTTTGTGCAACTAAGGATGTTGGTTTTTCAATTGCTCTTCAAAAAAAAGTTGGTGTTGCATTTTTTGGTGGGGAAGGATTTATTCTTGAAAAATTTACAGGTCCTGGCACAGTTTTTATTCATGCTGGAGGTGATTTTTATACAGTTGATTTAGCACCTGGAGAAAAAATACATGTTGATACTGGTTGTATTGTTGGGTTTGAAGAAAAGGTTAATTATGATATTGAATTTGTAAAAGATATAAAAACAGCAATTTTTGGAGGAGAAGGCATATTTCTTGCAACATTAACAGGTCCCGGCAAGATAATTTTACAGAGTATTACATTATCGCGTCTTAGAAGAGAAATTGGGGGAAAAGTTGTAAGAAAAGGCGGAGAAAAATTTGGACTTGGTGGAATAGTAGGAGATATTTTGGGTGGAAGTGAGGATTAA